From Candidatus Persebacteraceae bacterium Df01, a single genomic window includes:
- a CDS encoding DUF5675 family protein: MTSGRFHERSKKYPEEHRGMLLINDIPNFKWVLIHIGNSAKDTKGYVLVGEELRLNNEGRVINSAKAYCRIYSKLAAAAGSDEGLIIKIRRLLI, from the coding sequence ATCACGTCTGGGAGATTTCATGAGCGATCCAAAAAATATCCGGAGGAACACAGAGGCATGTTGCTGATCAACGACATTCCAAATTTTAAGTGGGTACTTATTCACATCGGCAATAGTGCCAAAGATACCAAAGGCTATGTGTTAGTTGGCGAAGAATTACGATTGAACAATGAAGGCAGAGTAATTAACAGCGCCAAGGCATACTGCAGGATATACTCGAAGCTCGCTGCTGCAGCAGGGTCCGATGAAGGACTAATCATAAAAATAAGACGGCTGCTCATTTAA
- the pheT gene encoding phenylalanine--tRNA ligase subunit beta, which translates to MKISRHWLQTFCTGPLPANAELAACLTNRGFEVDLYEPAAIADGLYAGRILEIAPHPNADNLNCCKVDVGDSKPLDIVCGAPNVATEVVVVVAKPGARIGNTILQKRDVRGVESNGMLCSAKELGVGIDGDGILLLDSEEIAVGELLNEYLHLSDTIFDISITPNRGDCLSHLGMVREVVAVANLPPPTIDNPHHADIDDTVAVRIDGGASEACPYYGCIVIRNVDARRPSPWWLRTLLERCGLRSISAAVDVTNYVMLALGQPLHAFDLDKIANSIRVRFADDDEKLTLLDGTKACCNTDTLLVADEQQGLALGGIMGGMSSMVSDTTTNILLEGAFFSPQVVRGRTRQYGINSEAAFRFERGVDRHIAPQGLALGARLIKQICGGQAGPLQSSGAGSTLVSNIVVSGAHIRSLIGVPDIDTTTAADYLSALSIPVNVNGDILTVSPPSWRFDLERDVDVVEEVARSWGYDKLPETTSTGNSKMLPQPPQPYTSTKMRRRLASLGFSEAITYAFVPLHWEKLLGQATPVQLQNPISEDMSVMRTTLLGGLLDRALFNQRRQRERLRLFEIGRCFFSNENDDWTHQQPLMLAGVVVGNMQAPQWAEKARAADFFDIKGWLEFLLRDCPGVRFEADRTHTTLHPYQAVRITADINDTTVVIGTAGVLHPAITAELGFTEAPLVFELSLQALNNIRQLPQAVAVSPLPLVRRDLSVTAAANLTAAQLLECIHKEATKLPIINISLFDCYESDNIKKCYGVRLHMQGTNANLTDNDINLALEKVVNALEKTGFSLRQEG; encoded by the coding sequence ATGAAAATTTCGCGCCATTGGCTACAAACATTTTGCACCGGTCCGTTACCCGCAAATGCAGAACTCGCCGCATGCCTGACTAATCGCGGTTTTGAAGTAGATTTATATGAACCGGCAGCTATTGCTGACGGCTTGTACGCCGGACGGATTTTAGAAATTGCACCGCACCCCAACGCTGATAACCTCAATTGTTGTAAAGTGGACGTAGGAGATTCTAAACCACTGGATATTGTTTGTGGTGCGCCTAATGTGGCAACAGAAGTTGTGGTGGTAGTCGCCAAACCAGGAGCACGTATTGGTAATACCATCCTGCAAAAACGCGATGTGCGCGGCGTAGAATCAAACGGCATGCTTTGTTCCGCTAAGGAGCTGGGAGTAGGCATTGACGGCGATGGAATTTTATTATTAGATTCTGAAGAAATTGCCGTAGGCGAATTATTGAACGAATATTTACATTTGTCCGACACTATTTTTGATATCAGTATTACACCTAACCGCGGTGATTGTCTGAGTCATCTAGGTATGGTGCGAGAAGTCGTCGCTGTTGCCAATTTGCCACCACCTACGATAGACAATCCACATCATGCTGATATAGACGACACCGTTGCTGTGCGCATTGATGGTGGTGCTTCTGAAGCTTGCCCATATTACGGTTGTATTGTCATCCGCAATGTAGATGCGCGCCGACCATCACCGTGGTGGCTGCGCACTTTGCTAGAACGTTGCGGTTTACGCAGCATCAGTGCTGCCGTGGATGTTACTAACTACGTAATGTTGGCGCTAGGGCAGCCATTGCATGCTTTTGATTTGGACAAAATTGCCAACAGCATTCGGGTACGTTTTGCCGACGACGACGAAAAATTAACTTTGCTGGACGGCACCAAAGCGTGCTGCAATACCGACACATTGCTTGTCGCTGATGAGCAGCAAGGACTAGCGCTTGGCGGCATTATGGGCGGCATGTCGTCCATGGTGAGCGACACTACCACCAATATTTTGCTAGAAGGCGCCTTTTTTTCTCCACAAGTAGTACGTGGTAGAACACGACAATACGGAATTAATTCTGAAGCCGCATTTCGTTTTGAACGCGGTGTAGACAGACATATAGCACCGCAAGGACTGGCACTCGGCGCCCGCCTCATTAAACAAATATGCGGAGGTCAAGCCGGTCCGTTACAGTCATCCGGTGCTGGCAGCACGCTTGTTTCCAATATCGTCGTTAGTGGCGCACATATCCGCAGCCTCATTGGTGTTCCCGACATCGACACCACCACTGCCGCTGATTATTTATCGGCACTATCCATTCCCGTTAACGTTAACGGCGATATCCTGACCGTGTCTCCACCCTCATGGCGGTTTGATTTAGAACGTGACGTTGATGTAGTGGAAGAAGTGGCTCGTTCATGGGGATATGACAAGTTACCCGAAACCACGTCCACCGGCAACAGCAAAATGTTGCCACAACCGCCGCAGCCTTATACATCAACAAAAATGCGGCGACGGTTAGCATCACTGGGTTTTTCGGAAGCCATAACTTATGCCTTCGTACCACTACACTGGGAAAAATTATTAGGACAAGCCACTCCGGTGCAATTACAAAATCCAATTAGCGAGGACATGTCTGTTATGCGCACTACTTTGCTTGGTGGGTTGCTAGACCGAGCATTGTTTAATCAACGACGACAACGAGAACGATTGCGATTATTTGAAATTGGGCGCTGTTTTTTTAGTAATGAAAATGATGACTGGACACACCAACAACCACTCATGTTGGCTGGTGTTGTTGTCGGTAATATGCAGGCACCGCAGTGGGCAGAAAAAGCACGTGCCGCCGATTTTTTTGATATTAAAGGTTGGCTGGAATTTTTACTGCGTGACTGCCCTGGCGTGCGTTTTGAAGCTGACCGCACACACACCACATTACATCCGTACCAAGCGGTACGCATTACTGCCGATATAAACGACACAACGGTAGTTATTGGCACTGCAGGTGTGCTGCATCCAGCTATCACAGCAGAACTAGGATTTACCGAAGCACCGCTGGTTTTTGAGCTAAGTTTGCAGGCACTGAACAATATCCGCCAGCTACCGCAAGCCGTTGCAGTATCGCCGTTACCACTGGTTCGGCGTGATTTGTCAGTAACGGCAGCAGCCAATTTGACGGCAGCACAACTACTGGAATGCATCCACAAAGAAGCAACAAAATTGCCAATCATAAACATTTCCTTGTTTGACTGCTATGAGAGTGATAACATAAAAAAATGTTACGGAGTAAGGCTTCATATGCAGGGCACAAACGCCAATTTAACCGACAATGATATTAACTTGGCATTGGAGAAAGTAGTGAACGCACTAGAAAAAACCGGTTTTTCCTTACGGCAGGAAGGATGA
- the rplT gene encoding 50S ribosomal protein L20 — protein MPRVKRGVTARQRHKKVLAAAKGFRGRRKNVYRVAKQAVMRAGQFAYRDRRCKKRDFRSLWIVRVNAAARAKGMTYSQFMGGLRRAGVTINRKMLADIAFDNAPAFEELALLAQKHA, from the coding sequence ATGCCCAGAGTAAAACGCGGGGTTACCGCCCGCCAACGTCATAAAAAAGTACTTGCCGCCGCCAAAGGCTTTCGCGGCCGGAGAAAAAATGTGTATCGCGTTGCCAAACAAGCGGTCATGCGTGCCGGTCAATTTGCCTACCGTGACCGGCGATGCAAAAAGCGTGACTTTCGCAGTTTGTGGATTGTGCGCGTCAATGCCGCTGCCCGCGCTAAAGGCATGACCTATTCGCAGTTCATGGGCGGACTACGTCGTGCCGGCGTTACAATCAACCGCAAAATGCTGGCAGATATTGCTTTTGACAACGCTCCCGCGTTTGAAGAACTGGCGCTTTTAGCGCAAAAACATGCCTGA
- a CDS encoding DMT family transporter yields the protein MPTKKHITPRVAEIMLLAATFFWGWTFPVVKDAVVVMPVFAFLALRFTLAAAVMLLLARRLPLWRKWRLGGALGVVLFLSFAFQTWGLVYTSSANSAFITGLNVVWVVLLRRGGWRVWPMVCLAIVGLGLMTTPDYRQINLGDWLTLACSLFIGLHILLLARLDKEQSSIDMAFMQFASVAAMSLLVSLLFEPTLLPSKWDSKIIFALLLTALGATVFSFWVQTHYQRFTSPVRASMIFLAEPFFAAVFAVGLHGEHISGQAGLGALFILVAMILVILRQA from the coding sequence GTGCCCACAAAAAAACACATTACACCGCGAGTAGCGGAAATTATGTTGCTGGCGGCAACGTTTTTTTGGGGTTGGACATTTCCAGTGGTCAAGGATGCGGTGGTCGTAATGCCCGTTTTTGCCTTTCTTGCGTTGCGCTTTACTTTAGCAGCGGCGGTAATGCTGTTATTGGCACGTCGGTTGCCATTATGGCGAAAATGGCGGCTGGGAGGAGCGCTTGGTGTGGTGCTTTTTTTATCTTTTGCTTTTCAAACATGGGGGCTAGTTTATACTTCGTCAGCTAATAGCGCCTTTATTACTGGATTAAATGTTGTCTGGGTGGTTTTGTTGAGACGTGGTGGTTGGCGTGTTTGGCCGATGGTGTGTTTGGCAATTGTTGGTTTGGGGTTGATGACAACACCCGATTATCGCCAGATTAACCTTGGTGATTGGCTTACACTAGCCTGTTCACTCTTCATTGGTCTACATATTCTCCTATTGGCGCGGCTGGATAAGGAACAATCCAGCATTGACATGGCATTTATGCAATTTGCGTCAGTGGCAGCGATGTCATTATTGGTGTCACTGTTGTTTGAGCCGACATTGTTGCCTTCTAAGTGGGACAGTAAAATTATTTTTGCCCTGTTACTGACCGCATTGGGAGCAACGGTATTTTCTTTTTGGGTGCAAACGCATTATCAGCGTTTTACCTCTCCAGTGCGAGCTAGTATGATTTTTTTGGCGGAACCGTTTTTTGCTGCTGTTTTTGCAGTAGGTTTGCACGGCGAACACATCTCTGGTCAAGCTGGACTGGGTGCGCTATTTATCTTGGTTGCCATGATATTGGTGATATTGCGACAGGCATAA
- the pheS gene encoding phenylalanine--tRNA ligase subunit alpha, with the protein MPESGGTCLPSENTILQDATTRFVGAADNHALDEAKAFFLGKNGQLQTLLRGLPSLPAKERPAVGKQLNALREKIEQLYQEGRDRLRKEKMQRTLSQKIDVTLPGRQIESGGLHPLSLATERAENIFSSIGFGIADGPEIETDYYNFTALNHPPDHPARSMHDTFYTSDGRLLRTHTSPVQIRHMLSHSAPPIRAIAPGRVYRCDHDATHSPMFHQIEGIWIDDTVTFTGLKGVLGAFFRAFFDDDDIALRFRPSYFPFTEPSAECDIRRSDGDWLEVAGCGMIHPNVLVHGGVDNTQYRGFAFGVGVERLAMLLYGVTDIRQFYENDLRFLKQFASE; encoded by the coding sequence ATGCCTGAATCTGGCGGCACTTGTCTGCCTTCAGAAAACACTATTTTGCAGGATGCAACAACGCGGTTTGTTGGCGCCGCTGACAATCATGCGCTGGATGAAGCAAAAGCTTTTTTTCTCGGCAAAAACGGACAATTGCAAACCTTATTACGTGGTTTGCCCTCTTTACCTGCCAAAGAACGCCCCGCCGTCGGCAAACAATTAAATGCCTTGCGCGAAAAAATTGAGCAACTGTATCAAGAAGGACGCGATCGTTTACGAAAAGAAAAAATGCAGCGTACATTGTCGCAAAAGATAGATGTCACCCTGCCCGGTCGTCAGATTGAAAGTGGTGGACTACATCCGCTGTCGCTGGCAACTGAACGGGCTGAAAATATTTTTTCATCCATCGGTTTTGGGATAGCCGATGGACCAGAAATTGAAACCGATTATTACAATTTCACAGCATTAAATCATCCGCCTGACCATCCGGCGCGCTCCATGCACGACACCTTTTATACCAGTGACGGTCGCCTGTTGCGCACTCACACTTCGCCGGTGCAAATTCGCCACATGTTATCGCACAGCGCGCCGCCAATACGCGCCATTGCACCAGGGCGTGTATACCGTTGCGATCACGACGCCACGCACTCACCGATGTTTCATCAAATTGAAGGCATTTGGATTGATGACACGGTAACATTTACCGGACTTAAAGGTGTGTTGGGTGCATTTTTTCGCGCTTTTTTTGATGATGATGACATCGCATTGCGTTTCCGCCCCTCTTATTTTCCGTTCACCGAACCGTCGGCAGAATGTGATATCCGGCGGAGCGATGGAGATTGGCTAGAAGTTGCCGGCTGTGGAATGATTCATCCCAACGTGCTTGTGCACGGCGGCGTCGACAACACTCAATATCGCGGTTTTGCTTTCGGCGTTGGCGTGGAGCGACTGGCCATGTTACTCTATGGCGTAACTGATATTCGGCAGTTTTACGAAAACGACTTGCGCTTCCTAAAACAATTCGCCAGCGAATGA
- a CDS encoding HU family DNA-binding protein: MMKEKPNLIRNDIAQELQNDVGSFIEARRFTDVFFDVLGEEITQKDEFKIHGFGVFRCIQKKSRIGRNPKTLEEAEIKPRRVVSFIAGGTVKSKIISGRREKTGN; encoded by the coding sequence ATGATGAAAGAAAAGCCCAATCTAATTCGCAACGATATTGCGCAAGAATTACAGAACGACGTAGGCTCTTTTATTGAGGCGCGGCGATTTACCGATGTTTTTTTTGACGTTCTCGGCGAAGAAATTACCCAAAAAGATGAATTTAAAATTCATGGTTTTGGTGTCTTTCGCTGTATACAAAAAAAATCCCGCATCGGACGCAATCCAAAGACACTTGAAGAAGCCGAGATTAAACCGCGGCGTGTGGTGAGTTTTATCGCCGGTGGCACTGTCAAATCAAAAATTATTTCGGGGCGGCGTGAAAAAACTGGAAATTAA
- a CDS encoding phosphoribosylanthranilate isomerase yields the protein MQRTRVKFCGITNAEDARHAAHLGADAIGLVFYPFAATTVDVATAADIVRTLPPFVTVVALFVNAEPATVQAVVDNVRPSLLQFHGDENADDCTVWEVPYIKACRVQNAATIEETLCHHSQAQAILLDAAVHGQYGGSGTSFDWKFIPQKTAIPIIVAGGLSATNIGGLVRNHRPWAVDVSSGIAEDDNKRRKNWDKMRKFMKEITDADT from the coding sequence ATGCAACGAACCCGCGTTAAGTTTTGCGGCATTACCAACGCCGAAGATGCTCGCCATGCGGCACACCTTGGCGCCGATGCGATAGGACTAGTTTTTTATCCATTCGCCGCCACAACAGTGGACGTAGCGACGGCGGCGGACATTGTCCGCACACTGCCACCGTTTGTAACCGTGGTAGCATTGTTTGTCAATGCCGAACCTGCCACTGTGCAAGCCGTTGTAGATAACGTACGCCCTTCTTTGTTGCAATTTCACGGCGATGAAAATGCCGATGACTGCACCGTCTGGGAAGTGCCTTATATTAAAGCCTGTCGAGTACAAAATGCGGCGACAATTGAAGAAACACTGTGCCATCACTCTCAAGCACAAGCAATTTTGCTGGATGCCGCCGTTCACGGTCAATATGGCGGTAGCGGAACCTCTTTTGATTGGAAATTTATTCCTCAAAAAACGGCAATACCTATTATCGTTGCCGGTGGTTTGTCGGCAACAAACATCGGCGGGCTTGTCCGCAATCACCGTCCATGGGCAGTGGATGTGTCCAGCGGCATTGCCGAAGACGACAACAAACGTCGAAAAAATTGGGATAAAATGCGAAAATTCATGAAAGAAATTACTGATGCCGACACCTGA
- the trpB gene encoding tryptophan synthase subunit beta has product MPTPDYQMPNADGRFGEFGGSYVAETLTFALSQLRDAYSRYRHDDAFERERKNILFEYVGRPCPVYHARRLSEQYGGAQIYLKREDLNHTGAHKINNAVGQVLLARRMGKRRIIAETGAGQHGVATATVCAREGLPCVIFMGAEDVQRQMPNVQRMRLLGAEVHTVHSGSQTLKDALNEALRDWVTNVDDTFYIIGSVAGPHPYPMMVRDFNAVIGEECLKQMPEAAGRHPDTIIACVGGGSNAMGIFYPYISHTDVALIGVEAGGSGDAHCLHAATLSHGRPGVLHGSLSYLLQDEDGQVLATNSISAGLDYPGVGPEHSYLKESGRATYAAVSNDETLAAFDDLCRLEGILPALESAHALAHAKKIAAKMKKDNIILVNLSGRGDKDLASIFKAKGWKTE; this is encoded by the coding sequence ATGCCGACACCTGATTATCAAATGCCCAACGCCGACGGACGGTTTGGCGAATTTGGCGGTAGCTATGTGGCGGAAACACTAACTTTTGCCTTGTCGCAACTACGTGACGCGTACAGCCGATATCGCCACGATGATGCTTTTGAACGCGAGCGCAAAAATATTCTTTTTGAGTATGTCGGACGCCCCTGCCCTGTATACCATGCCCGCCGATTGAGTGAGCAATACGGTGGAGCACAAATTTATCTTAAACGTGAAGACCTCAATCATACTGGCGCCCACAAAATTAATAACGCCGTTGGTCAAGTATTACTTGCTCGCCGCATGGGCAAACGTCGCATTATTGCCGAAACTGGTGCCGGTCAACATGGCGTTGCAACTGCTACCGTGTGTGCGCGTGAAGGGTTGCCCTGCGTTATTTTTATGGGAGCAGAAGACGTGCAGCGACAAATGCCAAACGTGCAACGCATGCGGTTGCTGGGAGCAGAAGTACATACCGTGCATTCCGGATCACAAACTCTCAAAGACGCGCTCAATGAAGCACTACGCGATTGGGTCACTAATGTGGACGACACTTTTTATATTATCGGTTCGGTCGCCGGTCCTCATCCGTATCCGATGATGGTACGCGACTTTAATGCCGTCATTGGTGAAGAATGTTTAAAGCAGATGCCGGAGGCAGCAGGACGTCATCCCGATACTATTATTGCCTGCGTCGGCGGTGGCTCAAACGCAATGGGAATTTTTTATCCTTATATTTCACATACTGATGTCGCGCTCATCGGCGTTGAAGCCGGTGGTAGCGGCGATGCTCATTGCCTCCATGCGGCTACACTAAGCCACGGTCGCCCCGGTGTGTTGCACGGCTCTCTTTCTTATTTGTTGCAAGACGAAGACGGACAAGTGCTCGCCACCAATTCAATTTCGGCGGGATTGGACTACCCCGGCGTCGGTCCTGAGCATTCATATCTCAAAGAAAGCGGACGCGCCACTTATGCCGCAGTCAGTAATGACGAAACACTGGCGGCGTTTGACGATCTGTGCCGACTGGAGGGTATTCTTCCAGCGTTAGAGAGCGCACATGCACTGGCACACGCTAAAAAAATTGCTGCTAAAATGAAGAAAGATAATATTATTTTAGTTAATCTGTCTGGGCGTGGCGACAAAGATTTGGCTTCTATTTTTAAAGCCAAAGGTTGGAAAACCGAATAA
- the pcm gene encoding protein-L-isoaspartate O-methyltransferase, producing the protein MVTVLTPPTGSVLRHLNGRIRHRQVLEAFERVNRSAFLDSSLWPRATADSALPIGFSQTTSQPLVIARMIEMMLRGGNAQNILEVGAGCGYQTALLAEICAHVTAVERIGTLARQTNRRLRGMGYNNVRVVHADGVVGCTQAAPYDGIIVCAEHKAIPSALVEQLSADALLVMPLEDSSVTRLVAINAESRIAARRDTVNFVPLLEGKC; encoded by the coding sequence ATGGTTACAGTCCTGACTCCACCCACTGGCAGTGTTCTTCGTCACCTAAACGGACGTATTCGTCACCGGCAGGTGTTAGAGGCTTTTGAACGAGTAAATCGTAGCGCGTTTTTAGATTCTTCGTTGTGGCCTCGCGCCACCGCTGATAGCGCCTTACCTATTGGCTTTTCACAAACTACTTCGCAACCATTAGTCATTGCCCGCATGATAGAAATGATGTTACGCGGCGGTAATGCTCAAAATATATTAGAAGTTGGTGCCGGTTGCGGCTATCAGACCGCGCTACTGGCTGAAATTTGCGCCCACGTGACCGCCGTTGAGCGCATCGGCACACTTGCACGGCAGACAAACCGACGCCTGCGGGGGATGGGATACAATAACGTCCGTGTTGTACACGCAGATGGTGTTGTCGGTTGCACACAAGCCGCACCTTATGATGGCATTATCGTTTGTGCTGAACATAAAGCTATTCCCAGCGCGCTGGTTGAGCAGTTATCTGCTGATGCATTACTGGTCATGCCGCTAGAAGACTCTAGCGTTACCCGTCTGGTAGCGATTAATGCCGAAAGCCGCATTGCCGCCCGCCGCGATACCGTAAATTTTGTGCCTTTGTTAGAAGGAAAATGTTAA
- the rpmI gene encoding 50S ribosomal protein L35 — MPKMKTNKSVAKRFSRTGSGKITHARAYRRHILTKKSADQKRRLRRDPAVVVGADAKRILRMAPYL, encoded by the coding sequence ATGCCAAAAATGAAAACCAATAAAAGCGTCGCCAAACGATTTAGCCGCACCGGAAGCGGAAAAATAACCCACGCACGCGCCTATCGCCGCCATATACTGACCAAAAAATCTGCTGACCAAAAGCGCCGCTTGCGGCGTGATCCGGCAGTTGTTGTCGGTGCCGACGCCAAGCGTATTTTGCGCATGGCACCCTACCTGTAA
- a CDS encoding MerR family transcriptional regulator translates to MKKLEINKQKFPAVPDRRYFTIGEAAKLACSKPHTLRYWEREAPVLDNVERRGNRRYYTRDNVLRLQRVNYLLAEGNTLAGVNRALQQTPSKQSLAWLRDELREVISIL, encoded by the coding sequence GTGAAAAAACTGGAAATTAACAAACAAAAATTCCCTGCCGTTCCTGACCGCCGTTATTTCACAATCGGTGAGGCGGCTAAGCTGGCTTGCAGCAAGCCACACACGTTGCGTTACTGGGAGCGCGAAGCACCGGTGCTGGACAATGTAGAACGCCGCGGCAACCGGCGTTATTACACTCGCGACAATGTGCTGAGGCTACAACGCGTAAATTACCTGCTGGCCGAAGGAAACACACTAGCCGGAGTAAACCGCGCATTGCAGCAAACACCTTCCAAGCAATCGCTAGCATGGCTACGAGATGAGTTGCGAGAAGTGATTTCTATTTTATGA
- the surE gene encoding 5'/3'-nucleotidase SurE, translating into MHILITNDDGFDAIGIRYLINSVCDLGDITVVAPEKNHSGASSALTLIGEITVRRVADNRFRVGGTPTDCVHLALTGNFLLSKPDLIVSGINNGANLGDDTIYSGTVAATIEGHLFDVPGMAFSMAGKSEQHYAAGATVARRLVSLFQQKALSGLPLLNVNIPDAPENNIADIMTTRLGRRHAAEPSILLNRDEHTMLYTIGEAGKARDNSIGTDFHAIENGAVSVTPLMVDLTDSAQLGRVWEWLQS; encoded by the coding sequence ATGCATATTTTAATCACCAATGACGACGGTTTTGACGCCATAGGTATTCGCTATCTCATTAACTCAGTTTGTGATTTAGGTGATATTACTGTTGTTGCGCCAGAAAAAAATCACAGTGGAGCCTCATCGGCACTCACTCTCATTGGTGAAATTACAGTACGACGAGTTGCGGACAATCGTTTTCGCGTTGGTGGCACGCCCACTGACTGTGTGCATTTGGCACTAACTGGCAACTTTCTACTTTCTAAACCGGACTTAATCGTTTCCGGAATAAACAACGGCGCTAACTTAGGTGATGACACTATTTATTCGGGGACAGTTGCAGCAACGATTGAAGGGCACCTATTTGACGTCCCGGGAATGGCATTCTCCATGGCGGGAAAATCAGAGCAACACTATGCTGCAGGCGCCACCGTTGCTCGTCGTTTAGTATCGTTATTTCAACAAAAAGCGTTATCCGGCTTGCCGCTGCTCAATGTTAATATCCCTGACGCACCGGAAAACAACATCGCCGATATCATGACCACAAGGCTGGGGCGGCGGCATGCCGCCGAGCCATCGATATTGCTAAACAGGGACGAACATACAATGCTTTATACTATTGGCGAAGCTGGCAAAGCCCGCGATAACAGCATCGGAACCGATTTTCACGCTATTGAAAACGGCGCAGTTTCAGTGACGCCACTAATGGTAGATTTAACAGATTCTGCACAACTCGGCAGAGTATGGGAATGGTTACAGTCCTGA
- the infC gene encoding translation initiation factor IF-3 encodes MENTPRINEEITASDVRLIGADGQQIGLLSLASAQQQATEAGLDLVQISPGTSPVVCKLMDYGKHKYRESKKRQEARARQKQVEVKEIKFRLSTGEADYAVKLRNAVRFLNEGNRVKAVIAFRGREIVKQSLGRERLETLRHDLESIADVERAPVMEGRRMQMFFMKKNEKRKSNAKNENQ; translated from the coding sequence ATAGAAAACACACCGCGTATTAACGAGGAGATTACAGCTTCTGATGTGCGCCTTATTGGCGCCGACGGTCAGCAAATCGGCTTGTTGTCGCTCGCGAGTGCACAGCAGCAAGCTACCGAAGCTGGTCTGGATTTAGTACAAATTTCTCCCGGCACATCTCCCGTTGTCTGCAAGTTGATGGACTACGGCAAGCACAAATATCGGGAAAGCAAAAAGCGGCAAGAAGCACGAGCACGGCAAAAACAAGTGGAAGTAAAAGAAATAAAATTTCGTTTATCCACTGGTGAAGCCGATTATGCCGTCAAACTGCGCAATGCCGTGCGTTTTTTGAATGAAGGCAACCGAGTCAAAGCCGTAATCGCTTTTCGCGGACGAGAAATCGTTAAGCAAAGCTTGGGTCGAGAAAGACTAGAAACTTTGCGCCACGATTTAGAAAGCATTGCCGATGTGGAACGCGCACCGGTTATGGAGGGTCGCCGTATGCAAATGTTTTTTATGAAAAAGAACGAAAAAAGGAAATCCAATGCCAAAAATGAAAACCAATAA